From a single Gemmatimonadota bacterium genomic region:
- a CDS encoding serine hydrolase, giving the protein MNRLYLTVGCALTLVLGLACSSCGWITERSMMGRAILWMDADMGDIDRFPARVIAAGEGTPFAFAPATPGRYDGVFAPLVVQRDQASDTVGLDAFLESRQSWTFLVLRLDTLVYERGFAGHDGGEVETTFSVSKSLVSLGVGLAIDRGLIASVHDPITTYLPELAQRDPRFERVTLEHLLTMTSGVRFERSKMPWGDEARSYYHPDLRSVALSRDISGDAGTDFRYNFYNPLLVGLAVERASGMSLSALLSEGIWSRIGAEADASWSLDSRKHGFEKMESGFNAAPRDLLRLGRLVLHEGRWNGEALLSADWVRASVTAGPLEDRYGYFWWVNPVEGQHPSWFAEGRFGQFIYVVPDLELVMVRTGSEDGDVRWPSVFELVARRVRELDQGAPT; this is encoded by the coding sequence GTGAACCGTCTGTACCTGACCGTGGGCTGCGCTCTGACGCTGGTGCTGGGCCTGGCTTGCAGCTCGTGCGGCTGGATCACCGAGCGCTCCATGATGGGTCGCGCCATTCTCTGGATGGACGCGGATATGGGCGACATCGACCGCTTCCCCGCTCGCGTCATTGCAGCGGGAGAAGGCACGCCCTTCGCCTTCGCGCCAGCGACGCCGGGGCGCTACGACGGCGTCTTCGCACCACTGGTGGTGCAGCGGGACCAGGCGAGCGATACGGTTGGACTCGACGCCTTCCTGGAGTCGAGGCAGAGCTGGACCTTCCTCGTGCTTCGGCTTGACACCCTGGTCTACGAGCGGGGCTTCGCGGGGCACGACGGCGGCGAGGTCGAGACCACCTTCTCGGTGTCGAAGTCCCTCGTCTCCCTCGGCGTCGGCCTGGCCATCGACCGTGGCCTCATCGCCTCGGTCCACGATCCCATCACCACCTATCTACCGGAGCTCGCGCAGCGCGACCCCCGGTTCGAGCGGGTGACGCTCGAGCATCTGCTCACGATGACGTCCGGAGTCCGCTTCGAGCGCAGCAAGATGCCGTGGGGAGACGAGGCGCGCTCCTACTACCATCCCGACCTGCGGAGTGTGGCCCTGAGCCGCGACATCTCCGGCGACGCGGGCACGGACTTCCGGTACAACTTCTACAACCCGCTCCTGGTGGGGCTCGCCGTGGAGCGGGCATCAGGCATGAGCCTCAGCGCACTGCTGTCCGAAGGGATCTGGAGCCGCATCGGTGCAGAAGCCGATGCGTCCTGGAGCCTGGACAGTCGCAAGCATGGATTCGAGAAGATGGAGAGCGGGTTCAACGCCGCCCCCCGGGACCTGCTGCGCTTGGGTCGACTCGTTCTCCATGAGGGTCGCTGGAACGGAGAAGCGCTCCTCTCCGCCGATTGGGTGCGAGCGTCCGTGACCGCCGGCCCCCTCGAGGACCGCTACGGCTACTTCTGGTGGGTGAACCCCGTCGAGGGCCAGCACCCGAGCTGGTTCGCCGAGGGGCGCTTCGGGCAGTTCATCTATGTGGTCCCCGATCTCGAACTGGTGATGGTGCGGACGGGATCCGAGGACGGGGACGTGCGCTGGCCTTCGGTGTTCGAGTTGGTGGCACGTCGTGTTCGGGAGCTGGACCAGGGCGCGCCGACCTGA
- a CDS encoding helix-turn-helix domain-containing protein, which translates to MARTRTESRLERILDAALLSFLENGYRGATLQDVAERAEVSVGSVYSYVADKEALFELVLRAALREPPPDLESLPFQSTEGSALVSWVWERFGEIAHFPTLDAAAARPAPAKPLSELEQVLREVWAWQSRYWRAIELIERCARDWPDLHMLYYKQFRRGVFAKAAGLFQRRMAEGVIRAYPDASRPDPDHALRVVVEAIAFFAMHRHVRPDSDYLDEDVSRETVIGMLVAAFTPAEAPPATDAGVRDGASPRRSLQRKRS; encoded by the coding sequence ATGGCACGAACTCGGACGGAATCCAGGCTGGAGCGCATCCTCGACGCCGCACTCCTCTCCTTCCTCGAGAACGGGTACCGGGGAGCCACGCTGCAGGACGTTGCCGAGCGCGCGGAGGTGTCCGTAGGGAGCGTCTACTCGTACGTGGCAGACAAGGAAGCGCTCTTCGAGCTCGTGCTGCGCGCGGCGCTGCGGGAGCCACCGCCGGACCTCGAGTCCCTCCCCTTCCAGAGCACCGAAGGCTCGGCCTTGGTCTCCTGGGTCTGGGAGCGGTTCGGCGAGATCGCGCACTTCCCGACACTCGACGCCGCGGCGGCGCGCCCGGCACCGGCGAAGCCGCTATCGGAGTTGGAGCAGGTGCTGCGCGAGGTGTGGGCTTGGCAGTCCCGCTACTGGCGGGCCATCGAGCTGATCGAGCGCTGCGCACGCGACTGGCCGGATCTGCACATGCTCTACTACAAGCAGTTCCGACGGGGAGTCTTCGCCAAAGCGGCGGGGCTGTTTCAGCGACGCATGGCCGAAGGAGTCATCCGCGCCTATCCCGACGCTTCCCGTCCGGACCCGGATCACGCGCTGCGGGTGGTGGTGGAGGCGATTGCCTTCTTCGCGATGCATCGTCACGTGCGGCCGGACTCCGACTACCTGGACGAGGACGTCTCACGCGAAACGGTGATCGGCATGCTGGTCGCCGCCTTCACACCCGCGGAGGCGCCTCCCGCGACGGACGCGGGCGTGCGTGACGGGGCCTCCCCTCGCCGCTCTCTCCAACGGAAGCGCTCGTGA
- the katG gene encoding catalase/peroxidase HPI, whose amino-acid sequence MDGSAAGNEGKCPVAHGAPIHSTVGGTSNRDWWPNQLNLAILRQNTVERDPMGPGFNYAEEFKTLDLEALKRDLFALMTDSQEWWPADYGHYGPLFIRMAWHSAGTYRIGDGRGGASSGTQRFAPLNSWPDNGNLDKARRLLWPIKQKYGRKISWADLMILAGNCALESMGFETFGFGGGREDVWGPEEDIYWGAETEWLGDKRYTGDRDLENPLAAVQMGLIYVNPEGPNGQPSAIASGRDIRETFARMAMNDEETVALIAGGHTFGKCHGAGDPALMGPEPEGATIAEQGLGWLNRHGSGLGGDTTTSGLEGAWTPTPTQWDNSYLDTLFGYEWDLVKSPAGAWQWVPTDPAAATTVPDAHDASKRHAPIMSTADLALRMDPIYAPIAKRFHENPDELADAFARAWYKLTHRDMGPRSRYLGSLVPGEELLWQDPVPAVDHPMVDAADVASLKAEILGAGLSVSELVSTAWGSASTFRGSDKRGGANGARIRLAPQKDWDANQPAQLAKVLGKLEAIQKKFNGAQSGGKKISLADLIVLGGCAAVEQAAKAGGHTVEVPFTPGRTDATQAQTDVEAFAVLEPLADGFRNYQKERYSVTSEELLVDKAQLLTLTAPEMTVLVGGMRVLNANVGASQNGVFTGRPGALSNDFFVNLLDMGTRWNATSDDETLFEGRDRATGDLKWTATRVDLIFGSNSELRAIAEVYACDDAKEAFVRDFVAAWDKVMNLDRFDVR is encoded by the coding sequence ATGGACGGAAGCGCTGCAGGAAACGAAGGCAAGTGCCCGGTCGCTCACGGAGCGCCCATCCACTCCACGGTCGGAGGCACCTCGAATCGGGACTGGTGGCCCAATCAACTGAACCTCGCGATCCTCCGACAGAATACGGTGGAACGCGACCCCATGGGGCCCGGTTTCAACTACGCCGAGGAGTTCAAGACGCTGGACCTCGAGGCGCTGAAGCGGGACCTCTTCGCGCTGATGACCGACTCACAGGAGTGGTGGCCCGCCGACTACGGTCATTACGGTCCGCTCTTCATCCGCATGGCCTGGCACAGCGCGGGCACGTACCGCATCGGCGACGGACGGGGCGGTGCGTCGTCCGGCACCCAGCGCTTCGCGCCGCTGAACAGTTGGCCGGACAACGGCAACCTCGACAAGGCGCGGCGCCTGCTGTGGCCCATCAAGCAGAAGTACGGCCGCAAGATCTCCTGGGCCGACCTCATGATCCTGGCGGGCAACTGCGCGCTCGAGTCGATGGGCTTCGAGACGTTCGGCTTCGGCGGGGGTCGCGAGGACGTGTGGGGCCCCGAAGAGGACATCTATTGGGGCGCTGAGACCGAGTGGCTGGGCGACAAGCGCTACACCGGAGACCGTGACCTCGAGAACCCGCTGGCTGCCGTGCAGATGGGTCTCATCTACGTGAACCCGGAGGGTCCCAACGGACAGCCGAGCGCCATCGCTTCGGGTCGCGACATCCGCGAAACCTTCGCGCGCATGGCCATGAACGACGAGGAGACGGTGGCACTCATCGCGGGCGGCCACACCTTCGGGAAATGCCACGGCGCGGGCGACCCGGCCCTGATGGGCCCAGAGCCCGAAGGCGCCACCATCGCCGAGCAGGGCCTGGGCTGGCTCAATCGTCACGGCTCGGGCCTCGGTGGGGACACCACCACCAGTGGCCTGGAAGGGGCCTGGACGCCGACTCCGACCCAGTGGGACAACTCCTACCTGGACACGCTCTTCGGGTACGAGTGGGATCTGGTGAAGAGCCCGGCCGGTGCCTGGCAGTGGGTGCCGACCGATCCGGCTGCAGCCACCACTGTACCGGACGCGCACGACGCCTCGAAGCGCCACGCCCCCATCATGTCCACCGCGGACCTGGCCCTGCGCATGGACCCGATCTACGCGCCTATCGCAAAGCGCTTCCACGAGAATCCGGACGAGCTGGCCGACGCCTTCGCCCGGGCCTGGTACAAGCTGACGCACCGCGACATGGGTCCGCGCTCGCGCTACCTGGGCTCGTTGGTCCCGGGCGAGGAGTTGCTGTGGCAGGACCCGGTTCCCGCGGTCGATCACCCAATGGTCGACGCGGCCGACGTCGCTTCCCTCAAGGCAGAGATCCTCGGCGCGGGGCTCTCCGTCTCCGAGCTGGTGTCGACGGCCTGGGGGTCGGCCTCCACCTTCCGTGGCTCCGACAAGCGCGGTGGCGCCAATGGCGCGCGCATCCGGCTCGCGCCCCAGAAGGACTGGGACGCCAACCAGCCCGCCCAGCTGGCCAAGGTGCTGGGCAAGCTGGAAGCGATCCAGAAGAAGTTCAACGGCGCGCAGTCCGGGGGGAAGAAGATTTCGCTCGCCGACCTGATCGTGCTGGGTGGCTGTGCGGCCGTGGAGCAGGCGGCCAAGGCCGGCGGACACACGGTGGAGGTGCCCTTCACGCCGGGGCGCACAGACGCGACCCAGGCACAGACCGATGTCGAGGCGTTCGCGGTGCTCGAGCCGCTCGCGGACGGGTTCCGCAACTACCAAAAGGAACGCTACAGCGTCACGTCCGAGGAGTTGCTGGTGGACAAGGCGCAGCTGCTTACGTTGACGGCGCCGGAGATGACCGTGCTGGTCGGGGGCATGCGCGTCCTGAACGCCAACGTCGGCGCGTCGCAAAACGGGGTCTTCACGGGGCGACCCGGCGCGCTCAGCAACGACTTCTTCGTCAACCTTCTGGACATGGGGACCCGGTGGAACGCCACCTCGGACGATGAGACCCTGTTCGAGGGGCGCGATCGCGCCACGGGCGACCTCAAGTGGACCGCCACCCGCGTGGACCTGATCTTCGGGTCGAACTCGGAGCTACGGGCGATCGCGGAGGTCTATGCCTGTGACGATGCCAAGGAGGCGTTTGTGCGTGACTTCGTGGCGGCCTGGGACAAGGTCATGAACCTCGACCGCTTCGACGTGCGGTAG
- a CDS encoding FAD-binding dehydrogenase, giving the protein MEADAIVIGAGLAGLTATAELADRGRTVLLLDQEPEQSLGGQAFWSLGGLFLVDTPEQRRLGVRDSFGLAWQDWLGSAQFDRPEDQWPRRWAEAYVHFAAGEKRAWLRALGVRWFPVVGWAERGDGRPGGHGNSVPRFHVTWGTGPALVDVFERRVREHVEQGRVRFAFRHRVDELIQERGSVVGVRGTVLESSAAARGTASSRVAVGSFELRSAAVIVTSGGIGGNHDLVRHNWPARLGSPPAHMVSGVPAHVDGRMLGISADAGAAIINPDRMWHYTEGIRNWNPIWENHGIRILPGPSSLWLDARGNRLPAPFLPGFDTLGTLRYLRGTGHDYSWFVLTQKIIEKEFALSGSEQNPDLTGKSLRLLLSRLGPGAPGPVEAFKRHGEDFVVASTLAELVAGMNRLVGAERIALEPLRRLIEARDQEIHDPQAADEQITAIHRARRYLGDRIVRVARPHRMLDPRNGPLIAVRLHVLTRKTLGGLHTDLEGRVLTPAHAPLPGLYAAGEASGFGGGGMHGYNALEGTFLGGCLFSGRIAGRAAAAAVG; this is encoded by the coding sequence ATGGAAGCGGATGCCATCGTCATAGGCGCCGGCCTGGCGGGGCTGACGGCCACCGCCGAGCTCGCCGACCGGGGCCGCACGGTGCTGCTTCTGGATCAGGAGCCCGAGCAGAGCCTGGGCGGGCAGGCCTTCTGGAGCCTGGGGGGGCTGTTCCTGGTCGACACGCCCGAGCAGCGACGCTTGGGCGTCAGGGACTCCTTCGGGTTGGCCTGGCAGGACTGGTTGGGCTCGGCCCAGTTCGACCGGCCCGAGGACCAGTGGCCGCGCCGCTGGGCGGAGGCCTACGTGCACTTCGCTGCCGGAGAGAAGCGTGCCTGGCTACGGGCGCTGGGAGTGCGCTGGTTTCCCGTCGTGGGCTGGGCGGAACGAGGCGACGGCCGTCCGGGAGGGCACGGGAACTCGGTGCCGCGCTTCCATGTGACCTGGGGCACCGGTCCCGCCCTCGTCGACGTGTTCGAGCGGCGGGTGCGAGAGCACGTGGAACAGGGCCGTGTGCGCTTCGCTTTCCGCCACCGGGTGGACGAGCTGATCCAGGAGCGCGGTTCCGTCGTGGGCGTGCGCGGTACGGTGCTCGAGTCCTCCGCCGCGGCGCGAGGCACGGCCAGCTCGCGCGTCGCGGTAGGCTCGTTCGAGCTGCGCTCCGCAGCCGTGATCGTCACCTCGGGCGGCATCGGCGGCAATCATGACCTGGTGCGGCACAACTGGCCTGCTCGGCTGGGCTCGCCACCGGCGCACATGGTCTCCGGCGTTCCCGCCCACGTGGACGGGCGCATGCTGGGGATCAGCGCGGACGCCGGGGCGGCCATCATCAACCCCGACCGGATGTGGCACTACACCGAAGGCATCCGCAACTGGAATCCGATCTGGGAGAACCACGGGATCCGTATCCTGCCGGGCCCCTCGTCGCTGTGGCTCGACGCCCGGGGCAATCGCCTGCCCGCCCCGTTTCTTCCAGGCTTCGACACGCTGGGCACGCTGCGTTACCTGCGCGGCACCGGTCACGACTATTCGTGGTTCGTGCTCACGCAGAAGATCATCGAGAAGGAGTTTGCGCTGTCTGGCAGTGAGCAGAACCCGGACCTCACGGGCAAGAGCCTTCGCCTGCTGTTGTCGCGGCTCGGGCCCGGCGCACCCGGTCCGGTCGAGGCCTTCAAGCGGCACGGCGAAGACTTCGTCGTCGCCTCTACTCTGGCGGAGCTCGTCGCTGGAATGAACCGACTGGTGGGCGCGGAACGCATCGCGCTGGAGCCGCTGCGGCGACTGATCGAGGCGCGCGACCAGGAGATCCACGATCCCCAGGCCGCGGACGAACAGATCACAGCCATCCATCGTGCCCGCCGCTACCTCGGCGACCGCATCGTGCGCGTGGCCCGGCCACACCGGATGCTCGACCCCAGGAACGGGCCGCTCATCGCCGTGCGGCTCCACGTGCTCACGCGCAAGACGCTGGGCGGCCTCCACACCGACCTGGAAGGGCGCGTGCTCACGCCGGCGCATGCGCCGCTCCCCGGGCTCTACGCAGCGGGCGAGGCCAGTGGCTTCGGTGGCGGTGGGATGCACGGCTACAACGCGCTGGAAGGCACCTTCCTGGGTGGGTGCCTGTTCTCCGGGCGGATCGCCGGCCGGGCAGCCGCCGCCGCAGTCGGCTGA
- a CDS encoding MBL fold metallo-hydrolase: MAEESEARAAPGGGPERQRALFGAAFLVMALSRVSPGTAQVGVQVQPLGPDIRVGTDSIWEANSTALATSAGVVLIDDFMLRTFTRAFRERAERDLGRPVVLVINTHAHDDHTWGNQVFDGVPILAHEATLREMEARIPQMASFLARAPGVLTHLADSLKRAELDASARSALEQRRQAIATNLERHADVRITPPNQVLSADATRTIGDTELRMLALGPAHSPGDLAVFVPSLHLLVVGDLAQARGLSGLDPQSGSLGGWILALRRLVALAEREEVEHVVPGHGPTGGPEILREALAYWSALQREVTEARTAGPTREQALERVAMTEYADWTNYGLLHRSNVAAVWDALDRLPHAGSGLSCVLDTCTGMPWKRMPSS, encoded by the coding sequence ATGGCAGAGGAGAGCGAAGCAAGGGCCGCCCCTGGGGGAGGGCCGGAGAGACAGCGCGCGCTGTTCGGCGCCGCTTTCCTGGTCATGGCCCTGAGCCGGGTTTCACCCGGCACCGCCCAGGTCGGCGTCCAGGTGCAGCCGTTGGGACCGGACATCCGGGTGGGCACCGACAGCATCTGGGAGGCCAATTCAACGGCGCTGGCCACATCCGCGGGTGTGGTGCTGATCGACGACTTCATGCTCCGCACCTTCACGCGGGCCTTCCGCGAGCGAGCCGAACGCGACCTGGGGCGCCCGGTCGTGCTCGTGATCAATACGCACGCGCACGACGATCACACCTGGGGAAACCAGGTCTTCGACGGAGTCCCCATCCTGGCGCACGAGGCGACCCTCCGGGAGATGGAAGCCCGCATCCCTCAAATGGCGAGCTTCCTGGCCCGCGCGCCGGGCGTCTTGACGCACCTCGCCGATTCACTGAAACGCGCGGAGCTGGACGCGTCCGCGCGAAGCGCGTTGGAGCAGCGCCGGCAAGCGATCGCCACCAACCTGGAACGACACGCCGACGTGCGCATCACGCCTCCCAATCAGGTGCTGAGCGCCGACGCCACGAGGACGATCGGGGACACCGAGCTCCGGATGCTCGCGCTCGGACCCGCCCACTCGCCCGGAGACCTCGCCGTGTTCGTGCCGTCGCTCCACCTGCTGGTGGTGGGTGACCTGGCCCAGGCTCGGGGTCTCAGCGGCCTGGACCCCCAGTCCGGCAGCCTGGGCGGTTGGATCCTGGCGTTGCGGCGCCTGGTCGCGCTCGCCGAGCGCGAGGAGGTCGAGCACGTCGTGCCCGGCCACGGCCCCACAGGCGGACCGGAGATCCTTCGCGAGGCACTCGCCTACTGGTCCGCTCTACAGCGCGAGGTCACAGAAGCCCGCACTGCCGGCCCCACCCGTGAGCAGGCTCTCGAACGCGTGGCCATGACCGAGTACGCCGATTGGACGAACTACGGGCTGCTGCATCGCTCGAACGTGGCCGCCGTGTGGGACGCCCTCGACCGCTTGCCACACGCGGGGTCGGGTCTGTCTTGTGTCCTCGACACGTGCACGGGGATGCCATGGAAGCGGATGCCATCGTCATAG
- a CDS encoding serine hydrolase domain-containing protein produces the protein MWGCRWGLGQERRGGTPRWRSLIMLLPVMSAAAAAGLGAQESSAPQVERLRRALEAFVQAAEVPGATAAVAPMDGGPVVAVAAGLADVEQGVAMTPSHRMPAGSVGKTFVAAVVLSLVQDGVLHLDDSVSRWLGGEAWFERVPNHEALTIRSLLSHTSGIPDHVYEDAFIADVRRRVGQGSSPDFHYQPVELVEFVLDRPPFAPVGHEYHYSDTNYILLGLIVETATGRTYEDLLRSRLLEPLGLTVTTPAQSRYLPGAAAGYAPGNALGLPEKVLTNDTMVFHPQTEWTGGGLVTSVSDLARWGRALVQGRTVLDSATLALMAEPTPASRGRYGLGLSTGGGPWGRTVGHDGWFPGYRTKLAWVPGAGVVVAVQVNRDVGVDLGRALQSLLDAWAGKPPETGEAPSASASCQPPPEGYEGHWQLSATSGSGARLPIALELARDGDGYRGTWNPGPDVVWNVVGAVSEGALRLRTEGPARGSRRGEALPDGLVIEATRDRDGIRGWFSPVLGAGTGRIRLEWSGRYSCP, from the coding sequence ATGTGGGGGTGTCGGTGGGGGTTGGGGCAAGAGCGGCGGGGTGGAACGCCGCGGTGGCGTTCGCTGATCATGCTCCTTCCAGTCATGTCAGCCGCCGCGGCGGCAGGGCTGGGGGCACAGGAGTCGAGCGCTCCGCAGGTGGAGCGCCTGCGACGAGCGCTCGAAGCGTTCGTGCAAGCAGCCGAAGTCCCGGGAGCCACAGCGGCGGTGGCACCGATGGACGGAGGTCCGGTGGTCGCGGTGGCGGCCGGGCTCGCGGACGTGGAGCAAGGTGTGGCCATGACGCCGTCGCACCGAATGCCCGCGGGGAGCGTGGGAAAGACGTTCGTGGCGGCAGTGGTCCTTTCGTTGGTACAGGACGGAGTCCTGCACCTGGACGACTCCGTGTCCCGGTGGTTGGGAGGTGAGGCGTGGTTCGAGCGCGTGCCGAACCACGAGGCCCTCACCATCCGCTCGCTCCTCTCCCACACCAGCGGCATTCCCGATCACGTCTACGAGGACGCGTTCATCGCAGACGTACGACGACGCGTCGGGCAAGGCTCGAGCCCCGACTTCCACTACCAGCCCGTCGAGCTCGTCGAGTTCGTCCTGGACCGCCCCCCCTTTGCTCCGGTGGGGCATGAGTACCACTACTCCGACACCAACTACATCCTGCTCGGCCTCATCGTCGAGACGGCGACCGGACGAACCTACGAGGACCTTCTCCGCTCACGCCTTCTGGAGCCACTCGGCCTGACCGTCACCACACCTGCGCAGTCCCGATACCTTCCAGGCGCCGCGGCCGGCTACGCTCCCGGAAACGCGCTGGGATTGCCGGAGAAGGTCCTCACGAACGACACCATGGTCTTCCACCCGCAGACCGAGTGGACGGGAGGAGGACTGGTCACCTCCGTGAGCGATCTGGCCCGCTGGGGTCGCGCGCTCGTTCAAGGGCGCACCGTGCTGGATTCGGCTACGCTCGCGCTCATGGCAGAGCCCACCCCGGCCTCGAGGGGCCGCTATGGTCTGGGGCTCTCGACAGGCGGCGGCCCGTGGGGGCGGACCGTCGGGCACGACGGCTGGTTCCCGGGCTACCGCACCAAGCTCGCCTGGGTGCCCGGCGCGGGTGTCGTGGTCGCCGTACAGGTCAACCGCGATGTCGGCGTCGATCTGGGCCGGGCCCTGCAGAGCCTGCTGGACGCGTGGGCGGGCAAACCGCCGGAGACGGGAGAGGCGCCAAGCGCGTCCGCCTCCTGTCAGCCGCCCCCAGAGGGCTACGAAGGCCACTGGCAACTCAGCGCCACTTCCGGAAGCGGGGCCCGGCTTCCCATCGCACTGGAGCTCGCGCGGGACGGTGACGGCTATCGGGGCACCTGGAATCCCGGACCCGACGTGGTCTGGAACGTGGTCGGCGCGGTGTCGGAAGGGGCGTTGCGCCTACGTACCGAAGGGCCGGCCCGAGGGAGCCGCAGGGGTGAGGCCCTGCCCGATGGTCTCGTGATCGAGGCGACACGCGACAGGGACGGCATCCGTGGATGGTTCAGTCCGGTGTTGGGCGCTGGAACGGGGCGTATCCGTCTGGAATGGTCTGGACGCTACTCGTGTCCCTGA
- a CDS encoding sigma-70 family RNA polymerase sigma factor, with amino-acid sequence MGSTESNLVARALDGDAAAFAALAELHFDAAFAVALAITGVREDAEDAVQEGLVRAWRRLRQCRHPERFRAWLLSVVRTVALNAIAHRSRRTMVSLSEAIPAQTPRPDHRVLRGELRDRLEAALQWLTPVQRQVLLLYDLEGFRHRDVAELLDISETMSRRHLSDARAAMRRHLSRGQPDVRIRHA; translated from the coding sequence TTGGGCAGCACCGAGTCGAATCTGGTCGCCCGGGCGCTGGACGGGGACGCCGCGGCGTTCGCCGCGCTGGCGGAGCTGCATTTCGACGCGGCCTTCGCTGTGGCACTGGCCATCACGGGCGTTCGCGAAGACGCCGAGGACGCGGTCCAAGAAGGGCTGGTGCGCGCCTGGCGGAGACTGCGTCAATGTCGCCACCCGGAACGTTTTCGTGCGTGGTTGCTCTCCGTGGTGCGCACCGTGGCCTTGAACGCCATCGCCCATCGTTCGCGGCGGACCATGGTCTCGCTTTCGGAGGCGATCCCTGCCCAGACGCCGCGCCCCGATCACCGAGTCCTGAGAGGTGAGCTGCGAGACCGCCTCGAGGCCGCCTTGCAGTGGCTCACTCCCGTGCAGCGCCAGGTCCTCTTGCTGTATGACCTGGAAGGCTTCCGGCACCGCGATGTCGCGGAGTTGCTCGACATCTCCGAGACGATGAGCCGCCGCCACCTGTCCGACGCCCGTGCAGCCATGCGTCGCCACTTGAGCCGGGGCCAGCCGGATGTCAGGATCAGACATGCGTGA
- a CDS encoding retropepsin-like aspartic protease, translated as MRRPVLIPALIALSLCAPPLGAQVRRSPTFESRPLRAPLVLPMQILNGRPVIMLAIGAHAPVPFIVDTGALGNVVSASLAAGLDLPSIGDAMVGDPAGDPQPAEIFLASSLRLGDLTLPDIPLIALGNESLFESIGAPGVLSTTVFMGNVVTFDFAASEIRVTPGSLPDSDGVIPFATDQVVPNGTLRVGDVTVAADIDTGNGRPTFLPRALMEQLTLSAPPVPDTVRMVTGAYEVLRSEAAVPVKLEDVLLSSHEVLFQSRFDRANVGTPALLGLTLSVDQANRRYWLGRGQEPGSIRGAGSG; from the coding sequence GTGAGACGGCCCGTACTGATCCCAGCCCTGATCGCCCTCTCCCTCTGCGCACCGCCGCTCGGCGCGCAGGTGCGAAGGAGTCCCACCTTCGAGTCTCGGCCGCTCCGTGCGCCGCTGGTTCTGCCGATGCAGATCCTCAACGGTCGCCCGGTGATCATGCTGGCAATCGGCGCCCACGCACCGGTCCCGTTCATCGTCGATACCGGAGCTCTCGGCAATGTGGTGAGTGCCTCGCTCGCCGCCGGCCTGGACCTCCCCTCCATCGGTGACGCCATGGTAGGTGACCCGGCGGGCGACCCACAGCCTGCGGAGATCTTCCTGGCGAGCTCGCTCCGACTGGGAGACCTCACGTTGCCGGACATCCCTCTGATCGCGCTGGGCAACGAGAGCCTCTTCGAGAGCATCGGCGCCCCCGGAGTGCTGAGCACTACGGTGTTCATGGGCAACGTGGTCACCTTCGACTTCGCAGCTTCCGAGATCCGCGTGACGCCCGGCTCGCTGCCCGACAGCGACGGCGTCATCCCGTTCGCCACGGACCAGGTCGTGCCGAACGGTACGTTGCGGGTGGGAGACGTGACCGTGGCCGCCGACATCGACACCGGCAACGGCCGACCCACGTTCCTGCCTCGCGCTCTCATGGAGCAGCTCACCCTGAGCGCGCCGCCCGTCCCCGACACGGTGCGAATGGTGACGGGCGCCTACGAGGTGCTCCGTTCGGAAGCGGCTGTGCCCGTCAAGCTGGAGGACGTGCTTCTGTCCAGCCACGAAGTCCTATTCCAAAGCCGCTTCGATCGGGCCAACGTCGGTACGCCTGCGCTCCTCGGACTGACCTTGTCCGTGGATCAAGCGAACCGCAGGTACTGGCTGGGGCGCGGCCAGGAGCCCGGCTCGATCCGCGGCGCTGGGAGCGGGTGA